Proteins encoded in a region of the Raphanus sativus cultivar WK10039 chromosome 8, ASM80110v3, whole genome shotgun sequence genome:
- the LOC108823155 gene encoding protein SPIRAL1-like 5 — protein MSRGGSSGGGQSSLGYLFGSDNETPKNLPSAAPKPTPPYGIDSTDDDKSDQKPKISNNNYQRAQGQNSGNFVTDRPTTKVKSVPGGGSSLGYLFGDK, from the exons ATGAGTCGAGGTGGGAGCTCTGGAGGCGGACAAAGCTCGCTAGGCTATCTTTTTGGATCAGATAATGAGACTCCCAAGAATCTCCCATCGGCTGCCCCAAAGCCAACACCACCATACGGCATAGATTCCACCGACGACGACAAATCTGACCAAAAGCCTAAGATCTCTAACAACAACTACCAAAGAGCTCAGGGCCAAAACTCTGGTAACTTTGTCACA GATCGTCCAACGACGAAGGTTAAATCGGTTCCTGGTGGAGGTTCGTCTCTTGGATACTTGTTCGGAGATAAGTAA
- the LOC108820502 gene encoding uncharacterized protein LOC108820502 produces the protein MRRFPALIDKLKPIVTLSRSHGKVVRTIIPKKLGNMNNSERETVKKIEETVEPMVAFSRPPPFTPFVGPLLVYSLLQSWSGGDEDG, from the exons ATGCGGCGTTTTCCTGCTCTTATAGACAAGCTCAAACCAATCGTTACGCTTTCAAGATCACACG GTAAAGTAGTGAGAACCATTATACCGAAGAAACTTGGGAACATGAACAATAGCGAAAGAGAAACAGTGAAGAAGATTGAGGAAACGGTAGAGCCAATGGTTGCCTTCAGTAGACCACCGCCGTTTACACCATTTGTCGGTCCATTGCTCGTGTATTCTCTTCTTCAATCATGGTCTGGTGGCGATGAAGACGGCTAG
- the LOC108823158 gene encoding short-chain dehydrogenase TIC 32, chloroplastic-like: MWFWGRKGASGFSSRSTAEEVTHGVEGAGLTAIVTGASSGIGIETARVLALRGVHVVMAVRNTASGAKVKQDILNQVPGAKLHVMELDLSSMESVRRFAADYKSTRLPLNILINNAGVMACPFMLSKDNIELQFATNHLGHFLLTKLLLDTMKNTSRESKREGRIVNLSSEAHRFSYPEGVRFDKINDVSSYGSIPAYGQSKLCNVLHANELARQLKEDGVNITVNSLHPGAIMTSLWRYFNSYLAGAVSAVARYFIKTVPQGAATTCYLALNPQVAGVTGEYFTDCNVAKPSSLAEDSELAKKVWDFSTKLIDSDSGGSHS; this comes from the exons ATGTGGTTTTGGGGAAGGAAAGGAGCATCTGGATTCTCGTCTCGTTCCACTGCAGAAGAAGTCACACATGGAGTTGAAGGAGCTGGCCTCACTGCCATTGTCACTG GAGCATCAAGTGGTATAGGAATAGAGACAGCGCGTGTTCTAGCACTGCGTGGTGTGCACGTGGTTATGGCAGTGAGGAACACTGCCTCTGGTGCTAAAGTTAAGCAAGATATCCTCAATCAAGTCCCTGGTGCTAAACTCCATGTCATGGAGTTAGATCTCAGCTCAATGGAATCTGTCAGGCGATTTGCAGCTGACTACAAATCTACCCGTCTTCCACTCAACATCTTGAT AAACAACGCTGGGGTAATGGCGTGTCCTTTCATGCTCTCTAAGGACAACATCGAGCTGCAATTCGCGACCAACCATTTAG GTCATTTTCTGTTGACGAAGCTGCTACTAGATACAATGAAGAACACATCACGTGAAAGCAAACGAGAAGGAAGGATTGTTAATCTATCATCAGAAGCTCATCGGTTCTCCTATCCAGAAGGAGTCCGGTTTGATAAGATCAACGACGTATCAAG TTACGGTAGTATTCCAGCTTATGGTCAGTCTAAACTATGCAATGTATTACACGCAAACGAGCTTGCAAGGCAACTGAAG GAAGATGGAGTCAATATAACAGTGAATTCACTTCATCCAGGAGCTATTATGACAAGTCTTTGGCGCTACTTCAATAGTTATCTGGCTG GAGCTGTTAGTGCAGTGGctagatattttataaagaCTGTTCCGCAG GGGGCTGCAACAACTTGCTATTTGGCATTGAATCCTCAGGTGGCGGGAGTTACAGGAGAATATTTCACAGACTGCAACGTTGCTAAACCATCATCACTTGCCGAAGATTCAGAACTGGCCAAGAAGGTTTGGGACTTCAGCACTAAGCTTATCGATTCGGATTCAGGAGGAAGTCATTCTTGA
- the LOC108823154 gene encoding cysteine-rich receptor-like protein kinase 18 isoform X1, with product MAEKSYETVLCFFFFFIIIISFSTISVSAQVCENTTGIFIPNSPYDNNRRLILSTLASNVTAHDGYFNSSMGLGPDRVYAMGMCAPGAEPNVCSQCIETASDGLLQNCPNQVDAFSWSGNETLCLVRYTNRSFSGLLVMESLGAIASNADTKLNQTYFDSVWTKLMFGMISNISSSSSAGNSRSKYYADEDDVVQLSDFRNISALMQCTPDVSFEDCDVCLRTNVINYQTCCRRKQGGVISRPSCFFRWELYPFIGASDLIYLQPSTPPSLTPSPVSKEPSPTVPSHVSKKGKFLFRNRATFFLVKSFWSIVFRADTRISGGVIAAIVVAVVVALILITLGVVIFKKRKQKQEIEIPTESIQFDLNTIEAATNNFFERNKLGEGGFGEVYKGMLMNGTEVAVKRLSKTSGQGEVEFKNEVIVVAKLQHRNLVRLLGFSLQGEEKLLVYEFVPNKSLNYFLFDPKKRTQLDWAVRRNIIWGITRGILYLHQDSRFKIIHRDLKASNILLDADMNPKIADFGMARIFGINQTVANTSKVVGTFGYMPPEYVANGQFSTKSDVYSFGVLILEIISGKKNSSFYQMEGLVNNLVTYAWTLWENKSLHELVDSGIREDCKSDEVNRYIHIGLLCVQENPADRPTMSTIHQMLTTSSIALPVPLPPGFFCSNEPRLTPLAQGLESGQSNSKSFTCSVDEATITDVTPR from the exons atggCAGAGAAGAGCTATGAGACagtcctctgtttcttcttcttcttcatcatcatcataagcTTCAGTACCATTTCTGTTTCTGCACAAGTTTGTGAAAACACTACTGGGATATTCATACCCAACAGTCCTTATGACAACAACCGCCGTCTCATCCTCTCCACCCTCGCTTCTAACGTCACGGCTCACGACGGCTACTTCAACAGTTCGATGGGGCTTGGTCCAGACCGAGTCTACGCCATGGGGATGTGCGCTCCAGGCGCAGAACCTAATGTTTGCTCTCAGTGTATTGAGACCGCATCTGATGGATTACTACAGAACTGTCCAAACCAGGTAGACGCTTTCTCATGGTCAGGCAACGAAACGCTGTGCCTTGTACGCTACACTAACCGCTCCTTCTCTGGATTACTCGTCATGGAGTCACTTGGAGCGATCGCCAGTAATGCAGATACCAAACTGAATCAGACTTACTTTGATAGCGTGTGGACAAAGTTAATGTTTGGTATGATCTCTAACATCTCCTCTTCCTCATCAGCCGGGAACAGTAGGTCTAAGTACTATGCAGACGAAGACGATGTGGTTCAGTTATCGGACTTCAGGAACATATCTGCGTTGATGCAATGCACACCAGACGTTTCTTTTGAAGATTGTGACGTTTGCTTACGGACAAACGTTATTAACTATCAGACGTGTTGCCGTAGGAAGCAAGGTGGAGTTATATCGCGACCAAGTTGCTTTTTCCGGTGGGAGTTGTATCCTTTTATTGGTGCTTCAGATCTTATTTACTTACAGCCTTCAACGCCGCCGTCTCTCACACCATCTCCTGTTTCGAAAGAACCGTCTCCCACAGTACCCTCTCATGTTTCCAAGAAAGGCAAGTTTCTTTTTCGGAATAGAGCAaccttttttttggtaaagagCTTTTGGTCAATTGTATTTCGTGCAGATACAAGAATCTCAGGAGGAGTTATTGCGGCAAttgtagttgctgttgttgttgccTTAATATTGATTACTCTAGGCGTTGTGATTTTCAAGAAGAGAAAGCAAAAACAAGAAATTGAAATTCCAa CCGAATCGATCCAGTTTGATTTAAACACAATTGAAGCTGCTACAAACAACTTTTTTGAGCGTAACAAGCTTGGTGAAGGAGGATTTGGTGAGGTTTACAAG GGTATGCTCATGAATGGAACTGAAGTTGCGGTGAAGAGACTGTCTAAAACATCAGGACAAGGTGAAGTAGAGTTCAAGAACGAGGTTATTGTTGTTGCTAAACTTCAGCACAGGAATCTTGTTAGACTTCTTGGGTTTTCACTACAAGGAGAAGAGAAGTTACTCGTGTATGAGTTTGTTCCTAACAAAAGCCTCAACTATTTCCTTTTcg ACCCTAAGAAGAGAACTCAGTTGGACTGGGCAGTTAGACGCAACATCATTTGGGGAATTACTCGAGGGATTCTATATCTTCATCAAGATTCACGGTTCAAGATCATACACCGTGACCTCAAAGCGAGTAACATTCTCTTAGATGCTGATATGAATCCAAAAATTGCTGATTTTGGAATGGCAAGGATCTTTGGAATCAACCAAACTGTAGCTAATACATCAAAAGTCGTTGGAACCTT TGGTTATATGCCACCCGAGTATGTGGCAAATGGGCAGTTCTCGACTAAATCAGATGTCTATAGCTTTGGAGTCTTGATCCTGGAGATCATTAGTGGTAAAAAGAATAGCAGCTTCTACCAGATGGAGGGTCTAGTTAACAACTTAGTCACATAT GCCTGGACACTTTGGGAGAATAAATCATTGCATGAACTCGTAGATTCTGGCATCAGAGAAGATTGCAAAAGCGATGAAGTCAATAGATATATTCATATTGGGCTGTTATGTGTTCAAGAAAATCCTGCAGATCGTCCAACAATGTCTACCATTCACCAAATGCTTACAACCAGCTCAATTGCATTGCCTGTCCCTCTGCCACCTGGATTCTTTTGCAGTAACGAACCAAGATTGACTCCACTAGCACAGGGATTGGAGTCGGGTCAATCAAACAGCAAGTCTTTTACTTGTTCTGTAGATGAAGCTACAATCACCGATGTTACTCCTCGTTGA
- the LOC108823154 gene encoding cysteine-rich receptor-like protein kinase 18 isoform X2 translates to MAEKSYETVLCFFFFFIIIISFSTISVSAQVCENTTGIFIPNSPYDNNRRLILSTLASNVTAHDGYFNSSMGLGPDRVYAMGMCAPGAEPNVCSQCIETASDGLLQNCPNQVDAFSWSGNETLCLVRYTNRSFSGLLVMESLGAIASNADTKLNQTYFDSVWTKLMFGMISNISSSSSAGNSRSKYYADEDDVVQLSDFRNISALMQCTPDVSFEDCDVCLRTNVINYQTCCRRKQGGVISRPSCFFRWELYPFIGASDLIYLQPSTPPSLTPSPVSKEPSPTVPSHVSKKDTRISGGVIAAIVVAVVVALILITLGVVIFKKRKQKQEIEIPTESIQFDLNTIEAATNNFFERNKLGEGGFGEVYKGMLMNGTEVAVKRLSKTSGQGEVEFKNEVIVVAKLQHRNLVRLLGFSLQGEEKLLVYEFVPNKSLNYFLFDPKKRTQLDWAVRRNIIWGITRGILYLHQDSRFKIIHRDLKASNILLDADMNPKIADFGMARIFGINQTVANTSKVVGTFGYMPPEYVANGQFSTKSDVYSFGVLILEIISGKKNSSFYQMEGLVNNLVTYAWTLWENKSLHELVDSGIREDCKSDEVNRYIHIGLLCVQENPADRPTMSTIHQMLTTSSIALPVPLPPGFFCSNEPRLTPLAQGLESGQSNSKSFTCSVDEATITDVTPR, encoded by the exons atggCAGAGAAGAGCTATGAGACagtcctctgtttcttcttcttcttcatcatcatcataagcTTCAGTACCATTTCTGTTTCTGCACAAGTTTGTGAAAACACTACTGGGATATTCATACCCAACAGTCCTTATGACAACAACCGCCGTCTCATCCTCTCCACCCTCGCTTCTAACGTCACGGCTCACGACGGCTACTTCAACAGTTCGATGGGGCTTGGTCCAGACCGAGTCTACGCCATGGGGATGTGCGCTCCAGGCGCAGAACCTAATGTTTGCTCTCAGTGTATTGAGACCGCATCTGATGGATTACTACAGAACTGTCCAAACCAGGTAGACGCTTTCTCATGGTCAGGCAACGAAACGCTGTGCCTTGTACGCTACACTAACCGCTCCTTCTCTGGATTACTCGTCATGGAGTCACTTGGAGCGATCGCCAGTAATGCAGATACCAAACTGAATCAGACTTACTTTGATAGCGTGTGGACAAAGTTAATGTTTGGTATGATCTCTAACATCTCCTCTTCCTCATCAGCCGGGAACAGTAGGTCTAAGTACTATGCAGACGAAGACGATGTGGTTCAGTTATCGGACTTCAGGAACATATCTGCGTTGATGCAATGCACACCAGACGTTTCTTTTGAAGATTGTGACGTTTGCTTACGGACAAACGTTATTAACTATCAGACGTGTTGCCGTAGGAAGCAAGGTGGAGTTATATCGCGACCAAGTTGCTTTTTCCGGTGGGAGTTGTATCCTTTTATTGGTGCTTCAGATCTTATTTACTTACAGCCTTCAACGCCGCCGTCTCTCACACCATCTCCTGTTTCGAAAGAACCGTCTCCCACAGTACCCTCTCATGTTTCCAAGAAAG ATACAAGAATCTCAGGAGGAGTTATTGCGGCAAttgtagttgctgttgttgttgccTTAATATTGATTACTCTAGGCGTTGTGATTTTCAAGAAGAGAAAGCAAAAACAAGAAATTGAAATTCCAa CCGAATCGATCCAGTTTGATTTAAACACAATTGAAGCTGCTACAAACAACTTTTTTGAGCGTAACAAGCTTGGTGAAGGAGGATTTGGTGAGGTTTACAAG GGTATGCTCATGAATGGAACTGAAGTTGCGGTGAAGAGACTGTCTAAAACATCAGGACAAGGTGAAGTAGAGTTCAAGAACGAGGTTATTGTTGTTGCTAAACTTCAGCACAGGAATCTTGTTAGACTTCTTGGGTTTTCACTACAAGGAGAAGAGAAGTTACTCGTGTATGAGTTTGTTCCTAACAAAAGCCTCAACTATTTCCTTTTcg ACCCTAAGAAGAGAACTCAGTTGGACTGGGCAGTTAGACGCAACATCATTTGGGGAATTACTCGAGGGATTCTATATCTTCATCAAGATTCACGGTTCAAGATCATACACCGTGACCTCAAAGCGAGTAACATTCTCTTAGATGCTGATATGAATCCAAAAATTGCTGATTTTGGAATGGCAAGGATCTTTGGAATCAACCAAACTGTAGCTAATACATCAAAAGTCGTTGGAACCTT TGGTTATATGCCACCCGAGTATGTGGCAAATGGGCAGTTCTCGACTAAATCAGATGTCTATAGCTTTGGAGTCTTGATCCTGGAGATCATTAGTGGTAAAAAGAATAGCAGCTTCTACCAGATGGAGGGTCTAGTTAACAACTTAGTCACATAT GCCTGGACACTTTGGGAGAATAAATCATTGCATGAACTCGTAGATTCTGGCATCAGAGAAGATTGCAAAAGCGATGAAGTCAATAGATATATTCATATTGGGCTGTTATGTGTTCAAGAAAATCCTGCAGATCGTCCAACAATGTCTACCATTCACCAAATGCTTACAACCAGCTCAATTGCATTGCCTGTCCCTCTGCCACCTGGATTCTTTTGCAGTAACGAACCAAGATTGACTCCACTAGCACAGGGATTGGAGTCGGGTCAATCAAACAGCAAGTCTTTTACTTGTTCTGTAGATGAAGCTACAATCACCGATGTTACTCCTCGTTGA
- the LOC108823154 gene encoding cysteine-rich receptor-like protein kinase 18 isoform X3 — protein MAEKSYETVLCFFFFFIIIISFSTISVSAQVCENTTGIFIPNSPYDNNRRLILSTLASNVTAHDGYFNSSMGLGPDRVYAMGMCAPGAEPNVCSQCIETASDGLLQNCPNQVDAFSWSGNETLCLVRYTNRSFSGLLVMESLGAIASNADTKLNQTYFDSVWTKLMFGMISNISSSSSAGNSRSKYYADEDDVVQLSDFRNISALMQCTPDVSFEDCDVCLRTNVINYQTCCRRKQGGVISRPSCFFRWELYPFIGASDLIYLQPSTPPSLTPSPVSKEPSPTVPSHVSKKDTRISGGVIAAIVVAVVVALILITLGVVIFKKRKQKQEIEIPTESIQFDLNTIEAATNNFFERNKLGEGGFGEVYKGMLMNGTEVAVKRLSKTSGQGEVEFKNEVIVVAKLQHRNLVRLLGFSLQGEEKLLVYEFVPNKSLNYFLFDPKKRTQLDWAVRRNIIWGITRGILYLHQDSRFKIIHRDLKASNILLDADMNPKIADFGMARIFGINQTVANTSKVVGTFGYMPPEYVANGQFSTKSDVYSFGVLILEIISGKKNSSFYQMEGLDTLGE, from the exons atggCAGAGAAGAGCTATGAGACagtcctctgtttcttcttcttcttcatcatcatcataagcTTCAGTACCATTTCTGTTTCTGCACAAGTTTGTGAAAACACTACTGGGATATTCATACCCAACAGTCCTTATGACAACAACCGCCGTCTCATCCTCTCCACCCTCGCTTCTAACGTCACGGCTCACGACGGCTACTTCAACAGTTCGATGGGGCTTGGTCCAGACCGAGTCTACGCCATGGGGATGTGCGCTCCAGGCGCAGAACCTAATGTTTGCTCTCAGTGTATTGAGACCGCATCTGATGGATTACTACAGAACTGTCCAAACCAGGTAGACGCTTTCTCATGGTCAGGCAACGAAACGCTGTGCCTTGTACGCTACACTAACCGCTCCTTCTCTGGATTACTCGTCATGGAGTCACTTGGAGCGATCGCCAGTAATGCAGATACCAAACTGAATCAGACTTACTTTGATAGCGTGTGGACAAAGTTAATGTTTGGTATGATCTCTAACATCTCCTCTTCCTCATCAGCCGGGAACAGTAGGTCTAAGTACTATGCAGACGAAGACGATGTGGTTCAGTTATCGGACTTCAGGAACATATCTGCGTTGATGCAATGCACACCAGACGTTTCTTTTGAAGATTGTGACGTTTGCTTACGGACAAACGTTATTAACTATCAGACGTGTTGCCGTAGGAAGCAAGGTGGAGTTATATCGCGACCAAGTTGCTTTTTCCGGTGGGAGTTGTATCCTTTTATTGGTGCTTCAGATCTTATTTACTTACAGCCTTCAACGCCGCCGTCTCTCACACCATCTCCTGTTTCGAAAGAACCGTCTCCCACAGTACCCTCTCATGTTTCCAAGAAAG ATACAAGAATCTCAGGAGGAGTTATTGCGGCAAttgtagttgctgttgttgttgccTTAATATTGATTACTCTAGGCGTTGTGATTTTCAAGAAGAGAAAGCAAAAACAAGAAATTGAAATTCCAa CCGAATCGATCCAGTTTGATTTAAACACAATTGAAGCTGCTACAAACAACTTTTTTGAGCGTAACAAGCTTGGTGAAGGAGGATTTGGTGAGGTTTACAAG GGTATGCTCATGAATGGAACTGAAGTTGCGGTGAAGAGACTGTCTAAAACATCAGGACAAGGTGAAGTAGAGTTCAAGAACGAGGTTATTGTTGTTGCTAAACTTCAGCACAGGAATCTTGTTAGACTTCTTGGGTTTTCACTACAAGGAGAAGAGAAGTTACTCGTGTATGAGTTTGTTCCTAACAAAAGCCTCAACTATTTCCTTTTcg ACCCTAAGAAGAGAACTCAGTTGGACTGGGCAGTTAGACGCAACATCATTTGGGGAATTACTCGAGGGATTCTATATCTTCATCAAGATTCACGGTTCAAGATCATACACCGTGACCTCAAAGCGAGTAACATTCTCTTAGATGCTGATATGAATCCAAAAATTGCTGATTTTGGAATGGCAAGGATCTTTGGAATCAACCAAACTGTAGCTAATACATCAAAAGTCGTTGGAACCTT TGGTTATATGCCACCCGAGTATGTGGCAAATGGGCAGTTCTCGACTAAATCAGATGTCTATAGCTTTGGAGTCTTGATCCTGGAGATCATTAGTGGTAAAAAGAATAGCAGCTTCTACCAGATGGAGG GCCTGGACACTTTGGGAGAATAA
- the LOC108823154 gene encoding cysteine-rich receptor-like protein kinase 18 isoform X4: MAEKSYETVLCFFFFFIIIISFSTISVSAQVCENTTGIFIPNSPYDNNRRLILSTLASNVTAHDGYFNSSMGLGPDRVYAMGMCAPGAEPNVCSQCIETASDGLLQNCPNQVDAFSWSGNETLCLVRYTNRSFSGLLVMESLGAIASNADTKLNQTYFDSVWTKLMFGMISNISSSSSAGNSRSKYYADEDDVVQLSDFRNISALMQCTPDVSFEDCDVCLRTNVINYQTCCRRKQGGVISRPSCFFRWELYPFIGASDLIYLQPSTPPSLTPSPVSKEPSPTVPSHVSKKDTRISGGVIAAIVVAVVVALILITLGVVIFKKRKQKQEIEIPTESIQFDLNTIEAATNNFFERNKLGEGGFGEVYKGMLMNGTEVAVKRLSKTSGQGEVEFKNEVIVVAKLQHRNLVRLLGFSLQGEEKLLVYEFVPNKSLNYFLFDPKKRTQLDWAVRRNIIWGITRGILYLHQDSRFKIIHRDLKASNILLDADMNPKIADFGMARIFGINQTVANTSKVVGTFGYMPPEYVANGQFSTKSDVYSFGVLILEIISGLDTLGE; encoded by the exons atggCAGAGAAGAGCTATGAGACagtcctctgtttcttcttcttcttcatcatcatcataagcTTCAGTACCATTTCTGTTTCTGCACAAGTTTGTGAAAACACTACTGGGATATTCATACCCAACAGTCCTTATGACAACAACCGCCGTCTCATCCTCTCCACCCTCGCTTCTAACGTCACGGCTCACGACGGCTACTTCAACAGTTCGATGGGGCTTGGTCCAGACCGAGTCTACGCCATGGGGATGTGCGCTCCAGGCGCAGAACCTAATGTTTGCTCTCAGTGTATTGAGACCGCATCTGATGGATTACTACAGAACTGTCCAAACCAGGTAGACGCTTTCTCATGGTCAGGCAACGAAACGCTGTGCCTTGTACGCTACACTAACCGCTCCTTCTCTGGATTACTCGTCATGGAGTCACTTGGAGCGATCGCCAGTAATGCAGATACCAAACTGAATCAGACTTACTTTGATAGCGTGTGGACAAAGTTAATGTTTGGTATGATCTCTAACATCTCCTCTTCCTCATCAGCCGGGAACAGTAGGTCTAAGTACTATGCAGACGAAGACGATGTGGTTCAGTTATCGGACTTCAGGAACATATCTGCGTTGATGCAATGCACACCAGACGTTTCTTTTGAAGATTGTGACGTTTGCTTACGGACAAACGTTATTAACTATCAGACGTGTTGCCGTAGGAAGCAAGGTGGAGTTATATCGCGACCAAGTTGCTTTTTCCGGTGGGAGTTGTATCCTTTTATTGGTGCTTCAGATCTTATTTACTTACAGCCTTCAACGCCGCCGTCTCTCACACCATCTCCTGTTTCGAAAGAACCGTCTCCCACAGTACCCTCTCATGTTTCCAAGAAAG ATACAAGAATCTCAGGAGGAGTTATTGCGGCAAttgtagttgctgttgttgttgccTTAATATTGATTACTCTAGGCGTTGTGATTTTCAAGAAGAGAAAGCAAAAACAAGAAATTGAAATTCCAa CCGAATCGATCCAGTTTGATTTAAACACAATTGAAGCTGCTACAAACAACTTTTTTGAGCGTAACAAGCTTGGTGAAGGAGGATTTGGTGAGGTTTACAAG GGTATGCTCATGAATGGAACTGAAGTTGCGGTGAAGAGACTGTCTAAAACATCAGGACAAGGTGAAGTAGAGTTCAAGAACGAGGTTATTGTTGTTGCTAAACTTCAGCACAGGAATCTTGTTAGACTTCTTGGGTTTTCACTACAAGGAGAAGAGAAGTTACTCGTGTATGAGTTTGTTCCTAACAAAAGCCTCAACTATTTCCTTTTcg ACCCTAAGAAGAGAACTCAGTTGGACTGGGCAGTTAGACGCAACATCATTTGGGGAATTACTCGAGGGATTCTATATCTTCATCAAGATTCACGGTTCAAGATCATACACCGTGACCTCAAAGCGAGTAACATTCTCTTAGATGCTGATATGAATCCAAAAATTGCTGATTTTGGAATGGCAAGGATCTTTGGAATCAACCAAACTGTAGCTAATACATCAAAAGTCGTTGGAACCTT TGGTTATATGCCACCCGAGTATGTGGCAAATGGGCAGTTCTCGACTAAATCAGATGTCTATAGCTTTGGAGTCTTGATCCTGGAGATCATTAGTG GCCTGGACACTTTGGGAGAATAA